In Bacteroidota bacterium, one genomic interval encodes:
- the rlmN gene encoding 23S rRNA (adenine(2503)-C(2))-methyltransferase RlmN: MEKEIQKIDIRNLSAGQIVDFILSIGEKEYRARQINAWLWEKSASSFDEMSNLSVDLRKKLEEHFVIRAVKIAEIQTSDDNTLKIAFELFDGLITEGVLIPADSRITACISSQVGCALGCHFCATGQMKLKRDLRHDEIYDQVALLRRLAFEKFGQPLSNIVMMGMGEPLLNYENVKKAIYYITTEDGLGISPKRITLSTSGITSGIKQLANDNVKFNLAVSLHVANQLKRNSIMPVSKANPLRELTDALKYFYQKTGARITFEYLLLKDFNDTLNDAKELAAFCRNIPCKVNLIEYNPVEGSGFERSPEANVRMFTAYLESRNLVVNIRQSRGKDINAACGQLAARLQCKMMIE; encoded by the coding sequence ATGGAAAAAGAAATACAAAAAATTGATATTCGCAATCTTTCCGCCGGTCAGATTGTTGATTTTATTTTGTCGATCGGAGAAAAGGAGTACAGGGCCAGGCAGATTAATGCATGGCTTTGGGAAAAATCGGCTTCTTCTTTTGATGAGATGTCCAATCTTTCTGTTGATTTGAGGAAAAAACTGGAAGAACATTTTGTAATTCGTGCTGTGAAAATAGCAGAAATACAAACGAGTGACGATAATACCCTGAAAATTGCTTTTGAGCTGTTTGACGGATTAATTACAGAAGGTGTTTTAATACCGGCTGATTCAAGGATTACTGCTTGTATCTCGTCGCAGGTGGGATGTGCCTTAGGTTGCCATTTTTGTGCTACCGGACAGATGAAACTCAAAAGGGATTTGCGGCACGACGAGATATATGATCAGGTCGCACTTTTACGCAGGTTGGCTTTCGAAAAATTTGGACAACCCCTTTCAAATATTGTGATGATGGGAATGGGGGAACCCTTACTGAATTATGAAAATGTAAAAAAAGCTATTTATTATATCACCACTGAAGATGGCCTGGGCATTTCCCCAAAACGGATTACGCTTTCTACTTCCGGTATCACCTCTGGAATAAAACAACTGGCAAATGATAATGTTAAATTTAATCTGGCAGTATCTTTACATGTGGCCAATCAACTTAAAAGGAACAGCATTATGCCGGTTTCCAAGGCCAATCCTTTAAGAGAACTTACAGATGCCTTAAAATATTTTTATCAAAAAACAGGGGCCCGCATCACTTTTGAATATTTGTTGCTGAAGGATTTTAACGATACCCTGAATGATGCAAAAGAGCTGGCTGCATTTTGCCGGAATATACCTTGCAAGGTCAATTTAATAGAATACAATCCGGTTGAGGGTAGTGGTTTCGAACGTTCTCCTGAAGCAAATGTGAGGATGTTTACGGCCTACCTGGAAAGCCGGAATCTGGTAGTAAATATTCGTCAAAGCCGTGGGAAAGATATAAATGCAGCCTGTGGGCAGCTGGCAGCCAGATTGCAATGCAAAATGATGATTGAATAA
- a CDS encoding S46 family peptidase, translated as MKKFFSLLAIILLTFRPGIADEGMWLLPLIQQLNMNKMKEMGLRLNAEDIYSVNHSSLKDAVVIFGSGCTGEIVSQQGLLLTNHHCGFESVQSHSSVDHDYLTNGFWAKTKAEEMPTPDLTVTFLVKIEEVTNKINAALKPGLDESDRKEIIKKVSEEIQNNAVKGTHYSAEVDDFFGGNNFYLVVYEKFLDVRFVGAPPSSIGNFGKDADNWTWPRHTGDFSVFRVYCAPDGSPAPYSKNNVPLTPKHVFPISLKGVEKNDFTMIMGYPGSTNRYMTSFEVKDLLENENPNRIKIRGLRQQILMDDMNANPQIRIQYASKYQQSSNYWKYSIGQDRGINNLDVIRTKQAFEHQFEQWVAQNPGRTKEYGRTLKMIEDAVIQNKDYKNVMQYLEESLLTSAEAIGFSFNFFDLYATLKNEKDSSQKISKMISDTRESADNFFKNYNASTDKKVTAAMLKVFYDNISPTFRPDFFTLIEKKYKKNFGKFTENLFKKSMFVDKTKISAFLNKPNVKEIEKDPVMRIALSIYQKYYECYMFSKSFRDSLSKAQRLYIKGISEMEKDKPLYPDANFTMRLTYGSVGDYYPRDAVHYDYYTTLEGVMEKEDSTSQDFIVPKKLKELYKNKDYGEYGQNGVMRVDFTTNNDITGGNSGSPVLNSNGELVGLAFDGNWEAMSGDIVYETSLQKCICVDIRYVLFIIDKFAGAKYLVDEMNLIR; from the coding sequence ATGAAAAAATTTTTCTCTCTGCTTGCAATTATACTACTTACGTTTCGCCCTGGAATAGCCGATGAAGGAATGTGGCTGCTGCCCTTGATTCAGCAGCTGAACATGAATAAAATGAAAGAGATGGGCCTCAGGCTTAATGCCGAGGACATTTATAGTGTCAATCACTCGAGCCTGAAAGATGCAGTGGTTATTTTTGGAAGCGGATGTACCGGTGAAATTGTTTCCCAACAGGGTCTTTTATTGACCAATCATCATTGCGGTTTTGAATCTGTACAGAGCCACAGTTCTGTTGATCACGATTATCTCACCAACGGTTTTTGGGCCAAAACAAAAGCCGAAGAAATGCCTACTCCTGATTTGACCGTTACTTTCCTGGTTAAAATTGAAGAGGTCACCAATAAAATAAATGCAGCGCTCAAGCCTGGTCTGGATGAATCGGATAGAAAAGAAATCATTAAAAAGGTTAGTGAAGAAATACAAAATAATGCTGTTAAAGGGACACATTATTCTGCCGAGGTAGATGATTTTTTTGGAGGAAATAATTTTTACCTGGTAGTATATGAGAAATTTCTGGATGTTCGTTTTGTAGGAGCACCTCCATCCTCTATTGGAAACTTTGGTAAAGATGCAGATAACTGGACCTGGCCCCGGCATACAGGCGATTTTAGTGTATTCCGTGTTTACTGTGCCCCCGATGGCAGCCCGGCCCCATACTCCAAAAACAATGTTCCGCTAACCCCTAAACATGTTTTCCCCATTTCCCTTAAGGGAGTTGAAAAAAATGATTTCACCATGATCATGGGCTATCCGGGTAGCACCAACCGCTATATGACCTCTTTTGAAGTCAAAGATCTACTTGAAAATGAAAATCCCAACAGAATAAAAATAAGAGGGTTGCGTCAACAGATCCTGATGGATGATATGAATGCAAATCCGCAAATCCGCATCCAATATGCTTCGAAATATCAACAATCAAGCAATTATTGGAAATACTCCATCGGGCAGGACAGAGGGATCAACAACCTTGATGTAATCCGGACCAAGCAGGCATTTGAACATCAGTTTGAACAATGGGTTGCCCAGAATCCCGGCCGGACTAAAGAATATGGACGAACCCTGAAAATGATTGAGGATGCAGTGATTCAGAATAAAGATTACAAAAATGTCATGCAATATCTGGAAGAATCCTTACTGACTTCGGCCGAAGCCATAGGCTTCTCCTTCAATTTCTTTGATTTATATGCCACCCTGAAAAATGAAAAGGACAGCAGTCAGAAAATTTCAAAAATGATTAGTGATACCCGGGAATCAGCAGATAACTTCTTTAAAAATTATAATGCTTCTACGGATAAGAAAGTAACCGCGGCCATGCTGAAAGTTTTTTACGATAATATTTCACCCACTTTCAGGCCCGACTTTTTTACCTTAATAGAAAAAAAATACAAGAAAAATTTCGGGAAATTCACAGAAAACCTATTCAAGAAGTCTATGTTTGTTGATAAAACCAAGATAAGTGCCTTCCTGAACAAACCCAATGTCAAAGAGATTGAGAAAGATCCTGTTATGAGAATAGCTCTTTCCATTTATCAAAAATATTATGAGTGTTATATGTTTTCCAAATCATTCCGAGACAGTTTATCCAAAGCGCAAAGGCTTTATATTAAAGGGATTAGCGAAATGGAAAAAGATAAACCTTTATATCCGGATGCCAACTTCACTATGCGCCTTACATACGGAAGTGTAGGCGATTATTATCCCCGCGATGCCGTTCATTACGACTATTATACCACCCTGGAGGGGGTAATGGAAAAAGAAGATTCCACCAGTCAGGATTTTATCGTTCCTAAGAAATTAAAGGAGCTGTATAAAAACAAGGATTATGGAGAATATGGACAAAACGGAGTCATGCGGGTTGATTTCACAACAAATAATGACATTACCGGTGGAAATTCAGGAAGTCCGGTTTTAAACAGCAATGGCGAACTGGTGGGACTTGCATTCGACGGAAATTGGGAAGCTATGAGCGGGGATATCGTCTATGAAACCTCCCTTCAAAAATGCATTTGTGTAGACATCCGTTATGTCTTGTTTATCATTGATAAATTTGCAGGTGCAAAATATCTTGTTGACGAAATGAATTTAATCCGTTAG
- the rnhA gene encoding ribonuclease HI has translation MPAEVTIYTDGSSRGNPGPGGYGAVLISGKFRKELSQGYQHTTNNRMELMGVIAALEALKKENCSVTLFTDSKYVAEAVEKKWVFGWEKVNFKNKKNPDLWKKFLVLYRKHQVKFIWVKGHANNVENEKCDRLAVAAAMKPDLAKDEGYLENQ, from the coding sequence ATGCCTGCAGAAGTAACCATTTATACCGACGGATCGTCAAGAGGAAATCCCGGACCTGGCGGATACGGGGCAGTATTGATTTCAGGGAAATTCAGAAAGGAACTTTCTCAAGGTTATCAACATACAACCAATAACCGTATGGAGTTGATGGGGGTAATAGCTGCCCTGGAAGCATTGAAAAAAGAAAACTGCTCCGTCACTCTGTTCACCGATTCTAAATATGTTGCAGAAGCTGTTGAAAAAAAATGGGTGTTCGGTTGGGAAAAAGTCAATTTCAAAAATAAAAAGAATCCGGATTTGTGGAAAAAATTCCTGGTTTTATACCGGAAACATCAGGTTAAATTTATTTGGGTAAAAGGACATGCCAACAATGTAGAAAACGAGAAATGCGACAGGCTTGCTGTAGCAGCAGCCATGAAACCGGATCTGGCCAAAGATGAAGGATACCTGGAAAATCAGTAA
- a CDS encoding methylmalonyl-CoA mutase family protein, translated as MTSKKEEQLLFKEFPPVSTSEWEAAIEKDLKGADYEKKLVWNSPEGFKVKPYYREEDLHDLKFLQKQPGTFPYVRGNKIKNQWNICQEVQVTDFKDANLKALQLISKGVTAITFNFNQDGKAIDKIDQLQQLLQGINTQNIQLNFRLPGNPTPFLNLLKETRHLSKHLNGFIEFDPLGKLTQTGGFYDSEDEDHANILAAMEHSAKMSEDLKVLTVHGNIFANAGASIVEELAFSLAMGSEYINFLTGKGMKPEKLVPRIAFKFNIGTSYFMEIAKLRAARLLWSTIVKAYKCPADLAQMHVHGVTSRLNQTLFDPYVNMLRSTTEAMSAVIGGVDSLTVLLFDGAFKKPSEFSEHIARNTQIILKEESHFDKITDPAAGSYYIENLTANIAEMAWDLFKEVESKGGYFAAFKAGFIQDKIEATAQKRTTLVNQRREVLVGTNQYPNIKEISSNDTDETVYNIFPSSKGDVVRPLKPLRLAAEFEALRLKTEKFSGKKPVVFLLTIGNPVMRKARAGFSLNYFACAGFKVIDNPGFATVDDGVKAALDAQADITVICSSDDEYATVAPAVFEKLNGKSIVTVAGYPANSIEQLKGIGITHFVHIKTNALEVLREYQKELGIL; from the coding sequence ATGACCTCAAAAAAAGAAGAACAGTTGCTTTTTAAAGAATTCCCCCCTGTTTCTACCTCAGAATGGGAAGCGGCCATTGAAAAAGATTTAAAGGGCGCTGATTATGAAAAGAAACTGGTATGGAATTCTCCCGAAGGATTTAAAGTTAAACCATATTACCGGGAAGAAGATTTACACGATCTTAAATTTCTGCAAAAACAACCCGGTACTTTCCCTTATGTGAGAGGGAATAAAATCAAAAACCAGTGGAACATCTGTCAGGAAGTTCAAGTTACTGATTTTAAAGATGCCAATCTGAAAGCTTTGCAACTCATAAGCAAAGGAGTTACCGCAATAACATTTAACTTCAATCAGGATGGCAAAGCGATAGACAAAATTGATCAACTTCAGCAACTTCTCCAGGGTATCAATACCCAAAACATCCAACTCAATTTCAGACTTCCCGGAAATCCCACCCCATTCCTGAATCTTCTTAAAGAAACCAGGCATTTATCCAAACACCTGAATGGTTTTATTGAATTCGATCCCTTGGGGAAATTAACCCAGACCGGGGGATTTTATGATTCGGAAGATGAAGACCATGCAAATATCTTGGCCGCAATGGAACATTCTGCCAAGATGTCTGAAGATCTGAAGGTTTTAACCGTACATGGGAATATTTTTGCCAATGCGGGTGCATCAATTGTCGAAGAATTGGCTTTCTCGCTGGCCATGGGTAGCGAGTACATCAATTTTCTTACCGGAAAAGGCATGAAGCCAGAAAAGCTTGTTCCGAGAATAGCATTCAAATTTAACATTGGAACCAGCTATTTTATGGAAATTGCCAAGTTAAGGGCTGCCCGGCTTTTATGGTCAACCATAGTTAAGGCCTATAAATGCCCCGCTGATTTGGCTCAAATGCATGTTCATGGCGTAACCAGCAGGTTAAATCAGACTTTATTTGACCCGTATGTAAATATGCTAAGAAGCACAACTGAAGCCATGTCTGCTGTTATAGGCGGTGTGGATTCATTGACAGTTCTGCTTTTCGACGGGGCTTTTAAGAAGCCTTCGGAATTTTCAGAACATATTGCCCGCAATACCCAGATTATACTAAAGGAAGAATCTCATTTTGACAAGATTACTGATCCTGCAGCCGGTTCCTATTATATAGAAAACCTTACGGCAAATATTGCAGAAATGGCCTGGGACCTTTTTAAAGAGGTTGAAAGTAAAGGCGGATATTTCGCTGCATTTAAAGCCGGTTTTATTCAGGATAAGATTGAAGCAACAGCACAAAAGCGGACTACACTTGTAAACCAACGCCGGGAAGTGTTGGTGGGTACAAACCAATATCCCAATATAAAAGAAATTTCCTCCAACGATACGGATGAAACAGTTTATAATATTTTCCCTTCTTCAAAAGGGGATGTCGTCAGGCCGTTAAAACCCTTACGTCTTGCTGCAGAATTTGAAGCCTTGCGTCTGAAAACCGAAAAGTTCAGTGGTAAGAAGCCTGTGGTATTTTTATTGACCATTGGCAATCCTGTGATGCGGAAAGCCCGCGCTGGTTTTTCGTTAAATTATTTTGCCTGTGCAGGTTTCAAGGTTATAGACAATCCCGGATTTGCAACTGTTGACGACGGTGTGAAAGCTGCCCTTGATGCCCAGGCTGATATAACCGTTATCTGCAGTTCTGATGACGAATACGCCACAGTGGCCCCGGCCGTTTTCGAAAAGCTTAACGGCAAATCAATTGTAACTGTTGCCGGTTATCCTGCCAACAGTATTGAACAGCTTAAAGGCATTGGAATCACTCATTTTGTTCATATCAAAACCAATGCACTGGAGGTTCTCAGGGAATATCAAAAAGAACTGGGTATATTATAG